One stretch of Carassius auratus strain Wakin unplaced genomic scaffold, ASM336829v1 scaf_tig00019030, whole genome shotgun sequence DNA includes these proteins:
- the LOC113076142 gene encoding uncharacterized protein LOC113076142, with translation MVEERTDSDKVLQKVILHPRGVMLWSQDSIRLFHQRCKTDVVYIDATGSIIQKGKGRSAPFYVYELVVRHPNKGASPVPVATYVTCDHTTSSAMYFLQSFQTDYYRLFGKTSQGRPVLIMCDGSLVLLQAVAYSFCRVSLGQLLKVYYDIVTGKLKDEKMKVPILHRCLSHVMRNAKVFCKKHSPKNYRLSMHVFGLLTSAATLVEMEDILFSMAVVFSSPQCGENVEKHFLNLQTKMLNMGISGDLTEVTEEDLELDMGPTPFQRHFEDIIADAPVQDKGEPNEYYSPTFMPNLVKHFLPQAPLWSALMLGNLSRHGKGPAYQNLSKKFERCCQLDTQNYTSDNKTQGIMEKSQWDLKRVRFQRRRFTRLDDFVHIYQKTHCALLKDTRWTLSAGDKQGSPGKAFMYHHY, from the exons ATGGTAGAGGAGAGAACCGATTCAGATAAAGTTCTTCAGAAAGTTATCTTGCATCCCCGAGGAGTGATGCTGTGGTCACAAGATTCCATCCGTCTGTTCCACCAACGATGTAAAACTGATGTTGTTTACATCGATGCCACAGGGAGCATCATACAGAAGGGTAAAGGAAGATCAGCCCCATTTTATGTTTATGAGCTTGTTGTAAGGCATCCTAACAAGGGTGCCTCTCCAGTTCCTGTGGCAACTTATGTAACTTGTGACCACACCACCTCATCTGCGATGTACTTTCTTCAGTCATTTCAAACGGATTATTATCGTTTGTTTGGAAAAACATCACAGGGGAGACCAGTACTCATTATGTGTGATGGGTCCCTTGTTTTACTTCAGGCTGTTGCCTACAGTTTTTGTAGAGTATCTCTTGGCCAGTTGCTCAAAGTCTATTATGACATTGTAACTGGAAAGTTGAAGGATGAGAAAATGAAGGTTCCTATTCTTCATCGTTGCTTGAGCCATGTGATGAGGAATGCCAAAGTCTTCTGTAAAAAACA TTCCCCCAAAAACTACCGACTGTCAATGCATGTATTTGGCCTGTTGACATCTGCAGCTACATTGGTTGAAATGGAAGACATTCTGTTTAGCATGGCAGTTGTCTTCTCAAGCCCCCAGTGCGGGGAGAATGTGGAGAAACATTTTCTCAATCTTCAGACCAAGATGCTAAACATGGGCATTTCTGGTGATCTGACAGAAGTAACAGAGGAGGACTTGGAG CTCGACATGGGACCTACACCTTTTCAGAGGCACTTTGAGGACATCATTGCCGATGCACCTGTGCAGGATAAGGGGGAGCCAAATGAGTACTACTCTCCCACATTTATGCCAAATCTGGTGAAGCACTTCCTGCCTCAGGCTCCTCTCTGGTCCGCACTTATGCTGG GAAATTTGAGCCGCCATGGAAAGGGTCCTGCCTACCAAAATCTGTCAAAGAAATTTGAGAGATGCTGTCAGCTGGACACACAG aattataccAGTGACAACAAAACACAAGGCATCATGGAGAAAAGCCAGTGGGACCTGAAGCGTGTGCGCTTTCAAAGACGTCGGTTCACAAGGCTGGACGATTTTGTCCATATTTATCAAAAAACACATTGTGCCTTGCTGAA AGACACAAGGTGGACGTTGAGCGCTGGAGACAAACAAGGCAGTCCAGGAAAGGCATTTATGTATCACCATTACTAA